A region of Gracilinanus agilis isolate LMUSP501 chromosome 3, AgileGrace, whole genome shotgun sequence DNA encodes the following proteins:
- the ARFIP2 gene encoding arfaptin-2 isoform X2: protein MTDGILGKAATMEIPIHGNGEAGRLPEDDGLEQDLQQVMVSGPNLNETSIVSGGYGGSADGLIPTGPGRQQPHSATPAGPGDEVARGIAGEKFDIVKKWGINTYKCTKQLLSERFGRGSRTVDLELELQIELLRDTKRKYESILQLGRALTAHLYSLLQTQHALGDAFADLSQKSPELQEFGYNAETQKLLCKNGETLLGAVNFFVSSINTLVTKTMEDTLMTVKQYEAARLEYDAYRTDLEELSLGPRDAGTLGRLESAQATFQTHREKYEKLRGDVAIKLKFLEENKIKVMHKQLLLFHNAVSAYFAGNQQQLEQTLQQFNIKLRPPGSEKPSWLEEQ from the exons ATGACTGACGGGATCCTGGGGAAAGCGGCCACCATGGAGATCCCCATCCACGGGAATGGTGAGGCTGGACGGCTTCCTGAAGATGATGGCCTTGAGCAG GACTTGCAGCAAGTGATGGTGTCTGGACCAAACCTCAATGAGACAAGCATTGTGTCGGGAGGCTACGGGGGCTCAGCTGATGGTCTTATACCCACAG GGCCTGGCCGTCAACAGCCCCACAGTGCAACCCCTGCCGGCCCTGGTGACGAGGTAGCCCGGGGCATTGCTGGGGAGAAGTTTGACATTGTCAAGAAGTGGGGCATCAACACCTACAAG TGTACAAAGCAGCTGCTGTCTGAGCGATTCGGCCGGGGATCACGCACCGTGGACCTAGAGTTGGAACTGCAGATTGAGCTGCTACGGGACACAAAGCGCAAGTATGAGAGTATTCTTCAGTTGGGCCGGGCTCTCACTGCTCACCTCTATAGCCTGCTGCAGACTCAGCATGCCCTGGGTGATGCCTTCGCTgacctcagccagaagtcccctGAGCTCCAG gaatttggctataatgcaGAGACACAAAAGCTGCTATGTAAGAATGGGGAGACTCTGCTGGGGGCTGTCAACTTCTTTGTGTCCAGTATCAACACCCTGGTCACCAAGACCATGGAGGACACCCTTATGACTGTCAAGCAGTATGAAGCTGCCAG ACTGGAGTATGATGCATACCGCACAGACTTGGAGGAACTGAGCCTGGGTCCACGGGATGCAGGGACCTTGGGTCGACTTGAAAGTGCCCAGGCCACATTCCAGACACATCGTGAGAAGTATGAGAAACTTCGAGGGGACGTGGCTATCAAGCTCAAATTTCTGGAGGAGAACAAG ATCAAGGTGATGCACAAACAGCTGCTGCTTTTCCACAATGCCGTGTCCGCTTACTTCGCTGGGAACCAGCAGCAACTTGAGCAGACCCTGCAGCAGTTCAACATCAAGCTTCGGCCCCCAGGCTCCGAGAAACCCTCCTGGCTGGAGGAGCAGTGA
- the TIMM10B gene encoding mitochondrial import inner membrane translocase subunit Tim10 B: MEAQQQATEHQQQQLRNLRDFLLVYNRMTELCFQRCVPSLHHRALDAEEEACLDSCAGKLVHSNHRLMAAYVQLMPALVQRRIADYEASAALAETTGSPSSPVAGQHGAPGPGS, encoded by the exons ATGGAAGCGCAGCAGCAGGCTACGGAGCATCAACAGCAGCAGCTCCGAAAC CTTCGGGACTTCTTGTTGGTATACAACCGGATGACAGAACTGTGCTTCCAGCGCTGTGTGCCCAGCTTACACCATCGAGCCCTAGATGCAGAAGAG GAAGCTTGCTTGGACAGCTGTGCGGGAAAGCTGGTCCACTCCAATCACCGCTTAATGGCTGCTTATGTACAGTTGATGCCTGCCCTGGTACAGCGCCGCATTGCAGACTATGAGGCCAGTGCAGCACTGGCAGAGACAACTGGATCTCCATCAAGCCCTGTGGCTGGCCAGCATGGGGCTCCAGGCCCAGGAAGCTAG
- the ARFIP2 gene encoding arfaptin-2 isoform X1, protein MTDGILGKAATMEIPIHGNGEAGRLPEDDGLEQDLQQVMVSGPNLNETSIVSGGYGGSADGLIPTGPGRQQPHSATPAGPGDEVARGIAGEKFDIVKKWGINTYKCTKQLLSERFGRGSRTVDLELELQIELLRDTKRKYESILQLGRALTAHLYSLLQTQHALGDAFADLSQKSPELQEEFGYNAETQKLLCKNGETLLGAVNFFVSSINTLVTKTMEDTLMTVKQYEAARLEYDAYRTDLEELSLGPRDAGTLGRLESAQATFQTHREKYEKLRGDVAIKLKFLEENKIKVMHKQLLLFHNAVSAYFAGNQQQLEQTLQQFNIKLRPPGSEKPSWLEEQ, encoded by the exons ATGACTGACGGGATCCTGGGGAAAGCGGCCACCATGGAGATCCCCATCCACGGGAATGGTGAGGCTGGACGGCTTCCTGAAGATGATGGCCTTGAGCAG GACTTGCAGCAAGTGATGGTGTCTGGACCAAACCTCAATGAGACAAGCATTGTGTCGGGAGGCTACGGGGGCTCAGCTGATGGTCTTATACCCACAG GGCCTGGCCGTCAACAGCCCCACAGTGCAACCCCTGCCGGCCCTGGTGACGAGGTAGCCCGGGGCATTGCTGGGGAGAAGTTTGACATTGTCAAGAAGTGGGGCATCAACACCTACAAG TGTACAAAGCAGCTGCTGTCTGAGCGATTCGGCCGGGGATCACGCACCGTGGACCTAGAGTTGGAACTGCAGATTGAGCTGCTACGGGACACAAAGCGCAAGTATGAGAGTATTCTTCAGTTGGGCCGGGCTCTCACTGCTCACCTCTATAGCCTGCTGCAGACTCAGCATGCCCTGGGTGATGCCTTCGCTgacctcagccagaagtcccctGAGCTCCAG gaggaatttggctataatgcaGAGACACAAAAGCTGCTATGTAAGAATGGGGAGACTCTGCTGGGGGCTGTCAACTTCTTTGTGTCCAGTATCAACACCCTGGTCACCAAGACCATGGAGGACACCCTTATGACTGTCAAGCAGTATGAAGCTGCCAG ACTGGAGTATGATGCATACCGCACAGACTTGGAGGAACTGAGCCTGGGTCCACGGGATGCAGGGACCTTGGGTCGACTTGAAAGTGCCCAGGCCACATTCCAGACACATCGTGAGAAGTATGAGAAACTTCGAGGGGACGTGGCTATCAAGCTCAAATTTCTGGAGGAGAACAAG ATCAAGGTGATGCACAAACAGCTGCTGCTTTTCCACAATGCCGTGTCCGCTTACTTCGCTGGGAACCAGCAGCAACTTGAGCAGACCCTGCAGCAGTTCAACATCAAGCTTCGGCCCCCAGGCTCCGAGAAACCCTCCTGGCTGGAGGAGCAGTGA